From the genome of Odocoileus virginianus isolate 20LAN1187 ecotype Illinois chromosome 16, Ovbor_1.2, whole genome shotgun sequence, one region includes:
- the LOC110124867 gene encoding ubiquitin-like protein 7 isoform X2, whose protein sequence is MSLSDWHLAVKLADQPLAPKSILRLPETELGEYSLGGYSISFLKQLIAGKLQESVPDPELIDLIYCGRKLKDDQTLDFYGIQPGSTVHVLRKSWPEPDQKPEPVDKVAALREFRVLHTALHGSSSYREAVFKMLSNKESLDQIIVATPGLSSDPIALGVLQDKDLFSVFADPNMLDTLVPAHPALVNAIVLVLHSVAGSTPLPGADSSSRGMPSSAYRDMPGGFLFDGLSDDEDDFHPSARSTPSSSTPSSRPASLGYSGAAGPRPITQSELATALALASTPESSSHTPTPGTQGHSSGTSPMSSSVQSGTPITNDLFSQALQHALQASGQPSLQSQWQPQLQQLRDMGIQDDELSLRALQATGGDIQAALELIFAGGAP, encoded by the exons ATGTCTCTCTCAGATTGGCACCTGGCAGTGAAGCTGGCTGACCAGCCACTTGCCCCCAAATCTATTCTTCGGTTGCCAGAGACAGAGCTTGGAGAATACTCCCTGGGGGGATATAGTATTTCATTTCTGAAGCAGCTTATTGctggcaaactccaggagtctgTTCCAGACCCTGAGCTCATTG aTCTGATATACTGTGGCCGGAAGCTAAAAGATGATCAGACCCTTGACTTTTATGGCATTCAACCTGGATCCACAGTCCATGTTCTGCGCAAGTCCTGGCCTGAGCCTGATCAGAAACCGG AACCTGTCGATAAGGTGGCTGCTCTGAGGGAGTTCCGAGTGCTGCACACGGCCCTGCATGGCAGCTCCTCCTACAGGGAGGCG GTCTTTAAGATGCTCAGCAATAAGGAATCTCTGGATCAGATCATTGTGGCCACCCCAGGCCTCAGCAGTGACCCCATTGCTCTTG gggTTCTCCAGGACAAGGACCTCTTCTCTGTCTTTGCTGATCCCAACATGCTTGATAC GTTGGTGCCTGCTCACCCTGCCCTGGTCAATGCCATTGTCTTGGTCCTGCACTCGGTAGCAGGCAGCACCCCACTGCCGGGGGCCGACTCCTCTTCCCGGGGCATGCCCTCCAGCGCCTACCGGGACATGCCAG gtggCTTCCTGTTTGACGGGCTCTCTGATGATGAGGACGACTTTCACCCA AGTGCCAGGTCCACGCCCTCAAGCAGCACCCCCAGCTCTCGCCCAGCTTCCCTGGGGTACAGTGGAGCTGCCGGGCCCCGGCCTATCACCCAGAGCGAGCTGGCCACCGCCCTGGCCCTGGCCAGCACCCCGGAGAGCAGCTCTCACACACCGACTCCTGGTACCCAG GGCCACTCCTCAGGGACCTCCCCAATGTCCTCCAGCGTCCAGTCAGGGACGCCCATCACCAACGATCTCTTCAGCCAAGCCCTGCAGCACGCCCTGCAGGCCTCCGGGCAGCCCAGCCTTCAG AGCCAGTGGCAGCCCCAGCTGCAGCAGCTGAGGGACATGGGCATCCAGGACGATGAGCTGAGCCTGCGGGCCCTGCAGGCCACCGGGGGGGACATCCAGGCGGCCCTGGAGCTCATCTTTGCTGGAGGAGCCCCGTGA
- the LOC110124867 gene encoding ubiquitin-like protein 7 isoform X1 — protein MQRGASGFRREDLRRKRERERERMSLSDWHLAVKLADQPLAPKSILRLPETELGEYSLGGYSISFLKQLIAGKLQESVPDPELIDLIYCGRKLKDDQTLDFYGIQPGSTVHVLRKSWPEPDQKPEPVDKVAALREFRVLHTALHGSSSYREAVFKMLSNKESLDQIIVATPGLSSDPIALGVLQDKDLFSVFADPNMLDTLVPAHPALVNAIVLVLHSVAGSTPLPGADSSSRGMPSSAYRDMPGGFLFDGLSDDEDDFHPSARSTPSSSTPSSRPASLGYSGAAGPRPITQSELATALALASTPESSSHTPTPGTQGHSSGTSPMSSSVQSGTPITNDLFSQALQHALQASGQPSLQSQWQPQLQQLRDMGIQDDELSLRALQATGGDIQAALELIFAGGAP, from the exons ATGCAGCGCGGAGCTTCCGGTTTCCGGCGAGAGGACCTGA ggagaaagagagagcgCGAAAGAGAGAGGATGTCTCTCTCAGATTGGCACCTGGCAGTGAAGCTGGCTGACCAGCCACTTGCCCCCAAATCTATTCTTCGGTTGCCAGAGACAGAGCTTGGAGAATACTCCCTGGGGGGATATAGTATTTCATTTCTGAAGCAGCTTATTGctggcaaactccaggagtctgTTCCAGACCCTGAGCTCATTG aTCTGATATACTGTGGCCGGAAGCTAAAAGATGATCAGACCCTTGACTTTTATGGCATTCAACCTGGATCCACAGTCCATGTTCTGCGCAAGTCCTGGCCTGAGCCTGATCAGAAACCGG AACCTGTCGATAAGGTGGCTGCTCTGAGGGAGTTCCGAGTGCTGCACACGGCCCTGCATGGCAGCTCCTCCTACAGGGAGGCG GTCTTTAAGATGCTCAGCAATAAGGAATCTCTGGATCAGATCATTGTGGCCACCCCAGGCCTCAGCAGTGACCCCATTGCTCTTG gggTTCTCCAGGACAAGGACCTCTTCTCTGTCTTTGCTGATCCCAACATGCTTGATAC GTTGGTGCCTGCTCACCCTGCCCTGGTCAATGCCATTGTCTTGGTCCTGCACTCGGTAGCAGGCAGCACCCCACTGCCGGGGGCCGACTCCTCTTCCCGGGGCATGCCCTCCAGCGCCTACCGGGACATGCCAG gtggCTTCCTGTTTGACGGGCTCTCTGATGATGAGGACGACTTTCACCCA AGTGCCAGGTCCACGCCCTCAAGCAGCACCCCCAGCTCTCGCCCAGCTTCCCTGGGGTACAGTGGAGCTGCCGGGCCCCGGCCTATCACCCAGAGCGAGCTGGCCACCGCCCTGGCCCTGGCCAGCACCCCGGAGAGCAGCTCTCACACACCGACTCCTGGTACCCAG GGCCACTCCTCAGGGACCTCCCCAATGTCCTCCAGCGTCCAGTCAGGGACGCCCATCACCAACGATCTCTTCAGCCAAGCCCTGCAGCACGCCCTGCAGGCCTCCGGGCAGCCCAGCCTTCAG AGCCAGTGGCAGCCCCAGCTGCAGCAGCTGAGGGACATGGGCATCCAGGACGATGAGCTGAGCCTGCGGGCCCTGCAGGCCACCGGGGGGGACATCCAGGCGGCCCTGGAGCTCATCTTTGCTGGAGGAGCCCCGTGA
- the LOC110124867 gene encoding ubiquitin-like protein 7 isoform X3, which translates to MQRGASGFRREDLRRKRERERERMSLSDWHLAVKLADQPLAPKSILRLPETELGEYSLGGYSISFLKQLIAGKLQESVPDPELIDLIYCGRKLKDDQTLDFYGIQPGSTVHVLRKSWPEPDQKPEPVDKVAALREFRVLHTALHGSSSYREAVFKMLSNKESLDQIIVATPGLSSDPIALGVLQDKDLFSVFADPNMLDTLVPAHPALVNAIVLVLHSVAGSTPLPGADSSSRGMPSSAYRDMPGGFLFDGLSDDEDDFHPSARSTPSSSTPSSRPASLGYSGAAGPRPITQSELATALALASTPESSSHTPTPGTQGHSSGTSPMSSSVQSGTPITNDLFSQALQHALQASGQPSLQASP; encoded by the exons ATGCAGCGCGGAGCTTCCGGTTTCCGGCGAGAGGACCTGA ggagaaagagagagcgCGAAAGAGAGAGGATGTCTCTCTCAGATTGGCACCTGGCAGTGAAGCTGGCTGACCAGCCACTTGCCCCCAAATCTATTCTTCGGTTGCCAGAGACAGAGCTTGGAGAATACTCCCTGGGGGGATATAGTATTTCATTTCTGAAGCAGCTTATTGctggcaaactccaggagtctgTTCCAGACCCTGAGCTCATTG aTCTGATATACTGTGGCCGGAAGCTAAAAGATGATCAGACCCTTGACTTTTATGGCATTCAACCTGGATCCACAGTCCATGTTCTGCGCAAGTCCTGGCCTGAGCCTGATCAGAAACCGG AACCTGTCGATAAGGTGGCTGCTCTGAGGGAGTTCCGAGTGCTGCACACGGCCCTGCATGGCAGCTCCTCCTACAGGGAGGCG GTCTTTAAGATGCTCAGCAATAAGGAATCTCTGGATCAGATCATTGTGGCCACCCCAGGCCTCAGCAGTGACCCCATTGCTCTTG gggTTCTCCAGGACAAGGACCTCTTCTCTGTCTTTGCTGATCCCAACATGCTTGATAC GTTGGTGCCTGCTCACCCTGCCCTGGTCAATGCCATTGTCTTGGTCCTGCACTCGGTAGCAGGCAGCACCCCACTGCCGGGGGCCGACTCCTCTTCCCGGGGCATGCCCTCCAGCGCCTACCGGGACATGCCAG gtggCTTCCTGTTTGACGGGCTCTCTGATGATGAGGACGACTTTCACCCA AGTGCCAGGTCCACGCCCTCAAGCAGCACCCCCAGCTCTCGCCCAGCTTCCCTGGGGTACAGTGGAGCTGCCGGGCCCCGGCCTATCACCCAGAGCGAGCTGGCCACCGCCCTGGCCCTGGCCAGCACCCCGGAGAGCAGCTCTCACACACCGACTCCTGGTACCCAG GGCCACTCCTCAGGGACCTCCCCAATGTCCTCCAGCGTCCAGTCAGGGACGCCCATCACCAACGATCTCTTCAGCCAAGCCCTGCAGCACGCCCTGCAGGCCTCCGGGCAGCCCAGCCTTCAG GCCTCTCCATAG